The DNA window GCGACCCGTTTTGCGGTTGTACCGTAACTCGTTCCAGCAGACCGTTTCACCCCTCGAGGTGGCTGATCCGGGCATACCGGCCGGCCCGCCAGCCGGCGACGAGTGCGACGAGAGTGCCGACGACGAACGCGATGGCGAACCCGATCAGGTAGACGTCCGGCGGCGTCCGGACGAGGTCGTCGAAACTCACGACTTCGGCCCCGATCCGGTTCAGTCCGTTCGCGAGCAGTGGCGTCGCGGCGAGTCCGGCGAGACCGCCGAGGAGTCCGATCACGAGCCCCTGTGCGCCGATCGTTCCCGCGAGGAGCCACCGCGAGAGGCCGATCGCCCGGAGCGCGGCCAGTTGTTCGCGTTGCTGGGCGGCGACGAGCGCGAACAGGTTGACCGTCAGGACGACGCCGCCGACGATCGCGAGGCCGACCAGGGTCGCGCCGCTTGCGACCACGAGCGGCTGTTCGCCAATCATCGCCTCGACCTGCTCGTCGCTGGTGCGCACGTCGTACTCCGGATACGATTCGTCCAGGTCGGCGGCGACTTCCTCCCGGTCGGCGTCGTCGGCTACGTCGGCCGTCAGGAAGGTCGCACGGTCGGTTCCGGAGGTGCCGGCGACCGCCTGCAGGTCGACGAGTGGCATCGTCACCGTCTCCGAGCCCAGATACTGCGAGTAGTAATCAGAGGTCCCGACGACGGTGAACTCGTACTCCGGTGCCGTCTCCCGACTGGTGCCGACGTAGAGCGTGTCGCCAACCGAGACGTCGAGACTCTCCGCGACGCGGGGGTCGAGCACGATCTCGTCGGTCGCCGGTTCGTCCCGGCGGGGCTCGTCGCTCTCGTAGGCGTCGTCAGGCGTCTCGAACCCTTCTCCGTCCTGAAAGTCGAACCCCTCGTGAGTCTCCTGGACGCCGACTGCGGGTCGTCGTTCCAGTTCGTCCGGCTCCGTCCCGACGTAGACGTCCTGAAGTGCGATCGGCGTCGCGAAGGTGACGTCGTCGCGGTCCGTCAGTTCCGCAGCAGTGCCGTGAGCGCCGACGATCGGATTCTCGGTCCCGCTGGCGGCTGGATCGACGGGCTCGCTCGAGATCCAGATGTCCTGATCGGCGTTCTCGAGTCCGTCCTCGCCAGTCTCGACGACGCCGATTCCGAGTCCGGCAAGCAGCGTCACCGAGAGTACCGCGAGTGCGACCGCGAACACGGCAAGGGCAGTCCGTCCGGGCGACCGGCGGAGCTGGGCGGCAGCGATACCGACGATCGCCCGCGCTCGAACGAGGCTGGTGGCGATCATCGGCCCACCTCCTCGAGAACGGACGTTCGCGCCGCGATCGCCATCGGATAGGGAACCGCGACGGCCCCAGACACGAGTCCGACGGCGACGGCGTAGGGGACGAAAAGCGGGTGTGCCTGGGCGATCGTGTCCGACGTAACGACGGCGTCGAGGAGTTCGATCCCGGCGATCCCCAGCGCAGCGCCCAGGAGTGCGCCACAGACGGTCGTCACGATCGTCGACAGCCCCACGACTGCGAGTCGGCTCGAGGTCGGAAAGCCGATCGACTCGAGGACCGCCAGCGTTCGCCGGTCCTCGTCGACGGTCATTCCCGCGGTCGTCGCGACGAACGACGTACAGATCGTCAGCCCGACGATCAGCGCGAGGAGGCTGGTCGCGAACGCGAGGCCGTCGTCGAACAGCGCCGAGGGGTCGGTGGCGTCGTCCGTCTCGATCGCAGCGTCGGGGTACTCCTCGCTCGCGGCGGCGGTCGCGGCCTCTTCGTCGCCCCACACCAGTACGTGATCGGCGAGTTCGCCGTCGGCCGCACCGGAGACGTCCTGGAGTTCGCTCAGGTGGACGAGCGCGACGGGGGCCTCGCTCTCCTCCGGCCCGTCCTCGACGGCAGTAACCTGTACCGTCGGCGTCGGCACTTCGTCGCCACCGGCACTCTCGAGTCCCGAGACGGCGAGATCGTCGCCGCTCGTGGCCTCGAGTCGCTCCGCCGCGGACGAGGAGAGGACGATCTCTCGCTCCCGCGGTCCGTCGTAGGCACCGTCGGCGTAGTGTGGATCGCCGGGCTCGAGCCCCCCGGTCGACAGACCGGCGACGGTTCTGTTCTCGTCGTCCGGAACGACGCCGACGACGAGAATCGTCCGTGGCTCGCCGTCGTCGCCAGCCGACTCGAGTCGAACCCTCTCGACAAGTACCGGCGACGCGTGGTCGACACCGTCGTCTTCGCGGATCGTCTCCGTGCGCTCGTTCGTCTCGCCGAGTCGCGGCCCTTCGACGCCGTCGACCGTCGAGATCGTTCCGGACCCTTCCGGGGCGACGGTGACGTCGGCGTCGTCTTCGTTCGTGACGCCGCCGTCGGCGAGCGCCAGCGCCATCCCCGTCACGATCAGCAAAAGCGCGATCGTCAGCGCGACGGCGGCCGTCATCGCCGCGATCCTGCCCGATCTGGTCCGTGTCGCGCGTTTCCACAGCCGACCTACCGAGAGCGAGACGACGCCAGCCCAGCGCGATCGGCGGCTCCCGTCGCCGTCAGTTCCCATCCATCACCACCCGGCCGTCACGGAGCGAGATCACCCGATCGGCGACCGACAGCGTGGCCTCGTCGTGGGAGGCGACGAGCACAGCCCGGTCGCCGTCGCGACCGACGTCGGTCAACAGTTCGAGGACGTCTTCGCCTGTCGCGGTGTCGAGTTCGCCGGTCGGCTCGTCGGCGACGATGACGTCCGGGTCCGTTGCGAGCGCCCGTGCGAGAGCCACACGCTGACGCTCGCCGCCGCTCAACTCGCCGGGGAGGTGTGTGGTTCTGTCGCCGAGTCCGACCTCCTCGAGCAGCCGTTCGGCTCGCTCCCGGCGACTCGAGCGGCCGACGCCGGCCTGAACGAGCGGCAGGGCGACGTTTGCCCGCGCCGACAGCGACGGGAGCAGGTGAAACCGCTGGAAGACGATGCCGACGTGACGCCGGCGCAGTCGCGTTCGCTTCCGATCGGAGAGTTCGGTGACGTCGGTTCCCAGCAGTGAGACCGCCCCCTCGGACGGAACCAGCAGTCCCGCAACGGCGTGGAGAACCGTCGACTTGCCGCTCCCGCTTGGCCCTTTCAGGCCGACTACTTCGCCGGTCTCGACCCTGAGTGAGACGTTTCTGAGCGCGGTGACCGACCGCTCGGCTCCCGCCCCGTACTCGTGGCTCACGCCCTCGAGACGGACGGCCGTCGTCCGTTCAGTACGGTCGCGTGTGCGAGACCCCGCTGTGGCCGTCTGCCGTCGTGATCGTTCGAACATCGGTTCGGTCAGTTGCACGAGGAGACGGCCCACCGGGGCATTGTTTCACACTCGCTTCTCCCGGTTGGGTTCGGTTACAGCGCGTCGCAGGGCGACGCCGTCCGTCGAAACGTCCACGTACAGCCGACTGTCCGGTGCAGTAACGAGACCGAACTCAGCCGTCGTAGGTTTCTTCGCTCGCGACGGCGACGACCGTTTCGTCCGTCATCGCGTAGATCGTTCCGTCCTCGTGTTCGAACTGCACACCGGCGGCGGACGTCGACTCGTCGGTCTCAGGGATAGCCGCAGTCTCGGCGATGCCGGTCTCGGCCGAAGCGACCTCGAGACGGAACTCGCCGTCCTCGGAGAGTACCGTGATCGTCCTGTTTTCGACCAGGACGTCGGCCTGCACCTCGCTGGACTCGTATACGACCTGCTGGTCTTCGCCGCGTTCGGCCATCCGAATCTGGTAGACGGGTTCGTTGCCGACCGGTTCCCAGCCCGCGCGTTCGACGACGACGCTCGAGCGCCAGCCCGGACCGCCGACCGTGACGGTTTCGTTACCCGTGTACGCGAGGTGCTGTTCGGTGACTGCCTCGATCCAGAGGTTCCGTTGCTCGCTCGCGACGATGACGCCGCTTGCCTCGAGTCCCTCGCCTAGCTGGTCGATACCGAAGTCGGAAACGAGTTCGTTCTCGACGTCCTCGGCGTACTCGATCGTGTAGTCCTCGATTTCGATCGCCGACTCGGGCGATTGTGGACTCGCGTCGACCGCGACGACGTTGACGGGGATAGCCATCCCGACGAGAGCGGCGAGAACCAGCAACACGACGAGCAACGCCCCGCCGCGGCGACTGTAGCTCGACAGATTCGTCGTCCGTTCGGTCCGGTAGCCGCCGGCTATCTCGTGGATTCGACCGAAGTCGGGACTGCTCGAGCGTGCAAGTTCGAGGGGGCGATCGACTGCCCACTCCGAGCCTCGCAGACGAACGAGGAAGCGTTCGACTCGCTTCGGGAAGAGAGAGCGTTCGGATGCGTAGAGCGCAAGCGTGATCACGAGCGCGAGCGCGACGACGAGTGCGACGCCGGGGCCCTGGAACAGGTAGAAGGAGTTGCCCTCTCCGAACCAGTAAATCTGCCAGAGGCCACTCGAGATCGCATAGAGGACGAGCGCGAGCCAGAGGTGGAACGGATCGGGCCGGTTGTTCCGCCACTCGATGAGGGCAATTCCAAGCACGAGACCGATGAAGAAGCCGAGTGCGTGGCCCTGGATGGCGATACCGGCCCACGACGGCGGCGTCGGTGGAGCGGGTTCGGCGACGTAAACGTGGATCGGATTCTGTAACGCGCTGTAGACGGTATACAGCGCGCTCTGGACGCCAAGCGTTGCGATCAACGTCACGATCGGGTAGTGAACGAGCGCGAAGGCGGCGAACGCGAAGACCACGCCCGAGAAACCGATCACGGGACCGAGTGCGAAGAGACTGGTGAGCAGTCCGACGCCGATCACGACCAGTGGGAATACGACCAGCGCGCGAATCCAGGGTCGTCGCCACGGTGGGTCGGCTGTGTCGTCGGCGTCTCGTCCCTGTGGATAGTGTCCCCAGGCGAACTCGGCGATCGGTGCGGCGACGAGCGTCCCGACGAGATTACTGATGAGATGGCCGGGACCGGCGTGGGAGAACGACGCCGTCGCGATCCCGAGCGGATAGAAGTACGACCAGGAGCGGTAGGGAAGCGTGACGGGATCGGAGAAGTCCGAGATACCGTCCTGGACGAACAGGTAGACGGCGAGTACGAACGCGATCACGACGAGGGTTCCCCACGGGATGCCGAGGACGAACCGCGACCGCGCCAGTTCCTGCCAGCGTCCCCCGTGTCCGTATTCTCTCTCCTGGAGTCGCTTGACGATCGCGACGGAGACGAGAAGCGTACCGAGGACGACAGCCGAAAGCAGTGTCGCGATCGAGAGCATGTGGCTGTGGTTAGACCGGAGCCGTATAGGAATTACCCTCTCGGCACTCGAGTGCGAGGTCGACGATCGTACGGGAGTCCGTGGAACCGCCTTCGAAAGGTACAAGCGGCTGACGGCCGGATTCGGTGACATGGAACTGCGGGTCACCGATCGGACCGAGGACGAACTCTCGATCGAAATCGCCGGCGAGGACCACACGTTCATGAACGTCCTCAAGGGGGCACTGCTCGAGAACGACGACGTGAGTGCGGCGACCTACGACGTCAATCCGGAACAGTCGGGTGGCCAGACCGAGCCGATCCTGACGATCAAGACCGAAGGCGACGTCGATCCCATCGACGCCCTCGAGGCGTCGGCAGCGGACGTCCGCGAGAAGGCCGTTTCCTTCCGTGACGCGTTCGAAGCAGCAGCCTAACTTCTTTCCTGCGGCGTCGCGACGCCATCGGTCGAGGCGTAGTGCACCCGCCGATCCTCGGCGACCGTCTGACTGACGCGAGCGACCTCGAGCGCACCACCGTCTGGACGGTCGACGATCAGTACCGAATGGCGAGGCGACGCGTCGGCAGTCTGTTCGTAGGGATTCGTCTCGTAGCCGTGGAGGTGAATCCCGTTCTCGAGCGGTTCGACGCGCACCCAGCGATGGGCAACCGAACTCGAGCCATACCCCGACTCGACGACGATCACGATGCGCTCGTCGAAGTCGACTGACTCGAGTGCCGTTCGTGCGTCGCTATCCGTCTTCTCGAGGTCGACGACCGTCTCGAGGTCACGTTCGCTCGCGAGGAGGCGAACGCTGTAAACCCCACCCTCGAGTTCCGTCGCTCGGCCCGCGAGCATGGATTCGGCCAGGCGAACCCCCGAGACACGGTCGAACTCGACTGTCGGTTCAGTCGCCATCCCTTCGCCGAGGTAATCGTCGTTCCACTCCTCCCAGGGCTCCTCGCCCGACGGATTCGGACGCTCGGGGTCGTGTGGTGGCTCGTCGACAACGGGCGTTTCGAGTGGCTCGTTCTTCCCTCGTTCGTCGCCGGGATTCGACGCGGCTGGCCCCTCGAGACAGCCGGCAGTCACGGCCACGAACGCGAGGGTCGTCTCTGTAAGAAGCGCCCGTCGAGACGTGACACTCGTCCGGTCGTCCATACTGCTCGTTCCAGTAGCCGGACCAAGTGTCTTCATGAAGCTCAAAGAACGGTTTCAGCCTAACAGGTTGCGTAGACGACGTAGACTGTCCCGTCGACCTGGTGTAAGTCAACCCCTTCGATCGTGGCGGATCCACCGATAATCTCGTCGCCGACGTCGGACGCGAGCAACCGTTCGGCGACGGCGTCCCCAAGTGCCGCCTCGTCGGTGTACTGTTCGCCGGCGTCAGGGACTGCTACTTGTCCCGCTTCCGGTTCGGCGGTACAGTCCACGTCGAACTCCGAAAGCGGTACACCATCGGGGTCGGCGTCGTCGTACTCGATCGCGATCAGCGCACGGTTCTGGTACTCCGCGAAGGCCGCGAGCCCTGCGTCGAGGGATCGCGGATCGTCGCGCTCGGCCTCGAGTCGTTCGTGAACCACTTCTTCGGTGTCCTCGAGGTCGATCCCTGCGACCGCACTGCCGTTTCCGGGTGCGTCGGGCGGCGTCGGCGTCCCGATCCCCGGCAGGATCGACGCCGGAATGATCCCTGTCGCGAACAGCAGGAAGACGATCCCGACGACGGCGAAGACGGGAAGATAGGGTTTCGCGACCTCGAGCCAGCCTGGTGTGTCGAGTTCCTGGTCGACGTCGTCGTAGGTCTGTTCGGTCTTCTCGAGGTCGGGGTTCCCACAGCGCGAGCAGGGTGGATTGTTCTTGA is part of the Natronobacterium texcoconense genome and encodes:
- a CDS encoding DNA-directed RNA polymerase subunit L; this translates as MELRVTDRTEDELSIEIAGEDHTFMNVLKGALLENDDVSAATYDVNPEQSGGQTEPILTIKTEGDVDPIDALEASAADVREKAVSFRDAFEAAA
- a CDS encoding ABC transporter ATP-binding protein produces the protein MFERSRRQTATAGSRTRDRTERTTAVRLEGVSHEYGAGAERSVTALRNVSLRVETGEVVGLKGPSGSGKSTVLHAVAGLLVPSEGAVSLLGTDVTELSDRKRTRLRRRHVGIVFQRFHLLPSLSARANVALPLVQAGVGRSSRRERAERLLEEVGLGDRTTHLPGELSGGERQRVALARALATDPDVIVADEPTGELDTATGEDVLELLTDVGRDGDRAVLVASHDEATLSVADRVISLRDGRVVMDGN
- a CDS encoding rhomboid family intramembrane serine protease; translation: MLSIATLLSAVVLGTLLVSVAIVKRLQEREYGHGGRWQELARSRFVLGIPWGTLVVIAFVLAVYLFVQDGISDFSDPVTLPYRSWSYFYPLGIATASFSHAGPGHLISNLVGTLVAAPIAEFAWGHYPQGRDADDTADPPWRRPWIRALVVFPLVVIGVGLLTSLFALGPVIGFSGVVFAFAAFALVHYPIVTLIATLGVQSALYTVYSALQNPIHVYVAEPAPPTPPSWAGIAIQGHALGFFIGLVLGIALIEWRNNRPDPFHLWLALVLYAISSGLWQIYWFGEGNSFYLFQGPGVALVVALALVITLALYASERSLFPKRVERFLVRLRGSEWAVDRPLELARSSSPDFGRIHEIAGGYRTERTTNLSSYSRRGGALLVVLLVLAALVGMAIPVNVVAVDASPQSPESAIEIEDYTIEYAEDVENELVSDFGIDQLGEGLEASGVIVASEQRNLWIEAVTEQHLAYTGNETVTVGGPGWRSSVVVERAGWEPVGNEPVYQIRMAERGEDQQVVYESSEVQADVLVENRTITVLSEDGEFRLEVASAETGIAETAAIPETDESTSAAGVQFEHEDGTIYAMTDETVVAVASEETYDG
- a CDS encoding ABC transporter permease, with translation MGTDGDGSRRSRWAGVVSLSVGRLWKRATRTRSGRIAAMTAAVALTIALLLIVTGMALALADGGVTNEDDADVTVAPEGSGTISTVDGVEGPRLGETNERTETIREDDGVDHASPVLVERVRLESAGDDGEPRTILVVGVVPDDENRTVAGLSTGGLEPGDPHYADGAYDGPREREIVLSSSAAERLEATSGDDLAVSGLESAGGDEVPTPTVQVTAVEDGPEESEAPVALVHLSELQDVSGAADGELADHVLVWGDEEAATAAASEEYPDAAIETDDATDPSALFDDGLAFATSLLALIVGLTICTSFVATTAGMTVDEDRRTLAVLESIGFPTSSRLAVVGLSTIVTTVCGALLGAALGIAGIELLDAVVTSDTIAQAHPLFVPYAVAVGLVSGAVAVPYPMAIAARTSVLEEVGR
- a CDS encoding ABC transporter permease — protein: MIATSLVRARAIVGIAAAQLRRSPGRTALAVFAVALAVLSVTLLAGLGIGVVETGEDGLENADQDIWISSEPVDPAASGTENPIVGAHGTAAELTDRDDVTFATPIALQDVYVGTEPDELERRPAVGVQETHEGFDFQDGEGFETPDDAYESDEPRRDEPATDEIVLDPRVAESLDVSVGDTLYVGTSRETAPEYEFTVVGTSDYYSQYLGSETVTMPLVDLQAVAGTSGTDRATFLTADVADDADREEVAADLDESYPEYDVRTSDEQVEAMIGEQPLVVASGATLVGLAIVGGVVLTVNLFALVAAQQREQLAALRAIGLSRWLLAGTIGAQGLVIGLLGGLAGLAATPLLANGLNRIGAEVVSFDDLVRTPPDVYLIGFAIAFVVGTLVALVAGWRAGRYARISHLEG
- a CDS encoding zinc-ribbon domain-containing protein; translation: MKWRCTWCGKPHEENDPPCDNCGHNKFEEAIVRESDDTAASRTVDTGTTYVWKCPNCGREHVKNNPPCSRCGNPDLEKTEQTYDDVDQELDTPGWLEVAKPYLPVFAVVGIVFLLFATGIIPASILPGIGTPTPPDAPGNGSAVAGIDLEDTEEVVHERLEAERDDPRSLDAGLAAFAEYQNRALIAIEYDDADPDGVPLSEFDVDCTAEPEAGQVAVPDAGEQYTDEAALGDAVAERLLASDVGDEIIGGSATIEGVDLHQVDGTVYVVYATC